Sequence from the [Clostridium] scindens genome:
ATATAAGATACGTTCTGTCAATGTAGTCTTACCGGCATCAATATGAGCCATAATACCGATATTTCTTGTTCTCTCTAATGGATATTCTCTTCCAGCCAAGATTTTTTCCTCCTATATTATACGCAATTAGAAACGGTAGTGGGCAAATGCCTTGTTTGCCTCTGCCATCTTGTGCATATCTTCTTTCTTCTTTACGGATGCGCCTGTGTTGTTGGCTGCATCAAGAATCTCATTGGCCAATCTTTCTTCCATCGTCTTCTCTCCTCTTTTACGAGAATAGGATGTAAGCCAGCGAAGCGCTAAAGCCTGTCTTCTGTCTGCTCTAACTTCGATTGGTACCTGGTAGGTTGCTCCACCGATACGTCTTGCCTTTACCTCAAGTACTGGCATGATGTTGTTCATAGCCTCTTCGAATACTTCGATTGCCGGCTTGTCGGATTTTGCTGCAACCCTGTCAAATGCTCCGTATACAATCTTCTGGGCTACGCCCTTCTTGCCATCCAGCATGATGTTGTTGACAAGCTTGGTAACCACTTTGTTATTGTATAACGGATCCGCTAATACGTCTCTTTTTTGAGTATGTCCTTTACGTGGCACGGTTCTTCCCTCCTTAAACATGTTTGTGTAATTGTAAATGTTACACTGATTAATTCATCGGTACTCACATGTGTCTTTCTAATGATACTGTGTAGTGCACAGGACATTGATCTATATCCTTGCAACTTACTTAATCATAGTTCTGTTTGTGACTACATCTTCTTAACTAATGAACTTATTTCTTAGCGTCTTTTGGTCTCTTAGCACCGTATTTAGAACGTGCCTGCCTTCTCTTGGCAACACCTGCTGTGTCAAGCGTACCTCTAACGATATGATATCTTGTACCTGGAAGGTCTTTTACTCTTCCTCCACGGATAAGAACAACGCTATGCTCCTGAAGGTTGTGTCCCTCTCCTGGAATGTAGCTTGTTACTTCGATACCGTTAGACAGACGTACTCTGGCGATCTTTCTAAGAGCTGAGTTCGGCTTCTTCGGTGTTGCAGTCTTAACTGCTGTACATACGCCTCTCTTCTGAGGAGCGGATTCGTTCGTACTTCTCTTTCTTAAAGAGTTGTACCCTTTCTGAAGCGCTGGAGCGGTAGACTTCTTTACAGATGTCTGACGTCCTTTTTTTACTAACTGGTTAAATGTTGGCATTCTCTTTCACCTCCTACGATTATAATAAGTTGCTCATTCATTTTACCATGAATATTGGTGCACAAAAATACGATGCATCTTCATGCACGCTAAATTAGTGTATTACGATTCTCTACGGTTGTCAAGTGGTTTCTTGGCAATTTTCTTCTATTTTCCGCGGTTTTCTGCATTGGAAGGCCCTTATGGCCAGACATGCCAGGATGATTCCTGCCGCAACCCCCGCGCTGTCTATCATCACGTCCCTGATCTGCCCGCTGCGCCCCGGCACGAACAGCTGATGGAATTCATCGCTGGCCGCATAAGCCGCCCCTATAAGAAAGCAGGCCAGCAGCTGGCGCTTCCATGGCTTCCTGATATCCATGATAGCGCCTGTAAGCAGGATTCCGAGAAGGGCATACTCCGAGGCATGGGCCGCCTTGCGGACCGGATAGTCAATCTTTGCCGCAAACGCCGCCTGCCTTTTTCCCGGCCATTCCTTATATTCTTTTATGACTGCCTTGCCAATCAGCATTCCCACAGACCTGCTCATCTCCTCCGAATCTTCCGCCACCTTGGCTGAAAATGAGAAAATGACGATCATCCACAGGAGCGCTGCCACTGCAAATATTTTTCTGCGCATAACTACCTTCTTATTATAATCCTAATACATCCGCAATCGCGCCCATCTCTTCCAGTGCCACGTCAATCAAGTCGTCCAGGCTTAAGCCGGTAAACTCGATTGCTTCCATATAATCCCTATTTGCTCCCGCCGCGAATCTTAGTTCATTAAAACGTTTCATCACGGACTTGTGCTTCACGCTGGCAATCTTCTTATCCGGATAGATCTGCGCCACCGCTTTGACGAACCCGCTCATGGGGTCTGCCGCCAGCACCGCGTACTGAAGGGTGGTCTTCGCCTTCATGCCGCTCTTTGGATTGTGGGCGCAGATGGCGTCAAAGAGAATCTTGTCGTCAATTCCTTCTTTCTTAAGTATCTCCACGGATGTGGGGCCGTGGACGCTCATGTCATGCTGCCAGTCGCACTGTTCCTCATCCAGGTCGTGCAGCAGCCCTACGATTCCCCAATACTCCACATCATCCGGAGCAAGCCTTTTGGCGAGGCCTCTCATAATCGCCTCGACCGCATAGGAATGGGTAATGTAGTTCTCGCCCTTCATATATTTCATCAATATCTCATGTGCCTGTTCTCTGTTCATCCTAACTTCCTCCTTTAAACATTCTTGCATATGTATGTTATTGTAGCACACATATTTTTGAATGTGAAGTTACAGAAAATGCAGAATTTGGCATTGCTTTTCCCCGCTTCCTTCCGTATAATCTTTAGAGGAATTACTGAAACTATACTTTTACATGAGAGGAACCTATTATGGAACTAACAATACATACCTTTATCATCGTATGCCCCCTTGTCTTCCTGGCCGGCATGGTAGACGCCATCGGAGGAGGCGGCGGGCTGATTTCCCTTCCCGCCTATCTAATCGCCGGATTGCCGCCCCATGCGGCTGTTGCCACCAATAAGATGTCGTCCCCATTTGGCACCGCGCTTGCCACCTACCGCTTCGCCCGTAATCATCTGATCAATGTAAAGCTGGCCGTCCCATCCGTGATCGCGGCAATCATCGGCTCCTTCATCGGCTCCCATGTCTCTTTGATGGTGCCGGAAAAGGTCATGGCCTATGTGCTGGTGGTGGTCCTTCCCTTGTCCGCGTTCCTGGTATTAAATAAGAAGCTTTTCAATGACAAAGGTTCCAATGAAGTTACCCTTGACAGGCGCACCTATCTGACCGCGGCCATAGCTGCCTTTATCATCGGCTGCTACGACGGCTTCTACGGACCCGGTACCGGCACCTTCCTGATCATCGCGTTTACCGTATTTGCCAGGCTAAGCATCAAGACTGCCAACGCGCAGGCAAAGGTGATCAATCTCACGACGAATATTACCTCCCTGATCATCTTCCTGCTCAATGGGCAGGTGATCATCTCTCTGGGACTTGCCGCCGCGGCCTGCAATATGCTGGGAGGCTATATCGGAGCAGGCCTGGTCATGAAGAACGGCGCCCGGATCGCCAAGCCCAGCATTCTGTTCGTGCTAGTTCTTCTCGGCTGCAAAGTGGCTGGATTCTATTAAGATGATTCTTCCGGAACTACGATCAGCTCCTTCGTAAAATGATTCAGCACTTCGCAGCCATCTTCCGTAATCAGTACCAGATCCTCAATCCGTACCCCCAGATTCTCCTGCGGCAGATAGATGCCCGGTTCCACCGAGAAGCACTGGCCCACTTTGATGATATCCTGGTTCACGGAAGATACATCTGGAAATTCATGATCTTCCAGGCCGATGGAATGGCCTGTCCTGTGGGTAAAGTATTTTCCATATCCTTTTTCTTCTATATAATTCCTGGCCGCCAGATCCACATCGCACATCCGGTTCCCCGGTCTTGCGGCCTCTATGCCGCGCCGGTTTGCTTCTACTACGATATCGTAGATTTCTTTGGCACGCTTCGAAACCTCCCCGATAAATACCGTTCTTGTCATATCTGAGGCATAATTGTCTTTAAATGCCCCAATATCCAGGATTACGCAGTCTCCCCTTTTGCCTTTCGAGTCATCCGTTACATGGTGGGGGTCGGCCGCACCTTTGCCGTAAGCCGTAATCGGGTCAAAGGACACGTCCTCGCACCCCAGTTCCTTATAGATCTGGCGCATCTTGGCGTCCAGTTCCCGCTCCGTAAGCCCCTTTGCCACCCATGGAATGATTCTCTCCATGGCAATGTCGTTAAGCCTGGAAGATTCCCGCATCCGTTCCTGCTCTTTCTCATCCTTTACCGCTCGGATATAGTCAACGATCGGCGAGCCGTTGACATACCGGCTTCCTCCGCCCAATTCCTGCAGACGCAGCAGGAATCTGGCGGGCCAGGTCTTATCGATCCCGATGGCCTTGTCCTTTTCCACAAATCTGCTTAGAATCTCCACGCCGTCTTCTACATCGTCATACCAGACCAGTTCCACTCCGAGATCTTCTTCCTGCGGAAACAGCCTGTTGATCACCAGCCTGTGATTCCCGTCAACATTTAAGTATAATGCCAGCAGGCGCTCCCCAGGGTGAATCCATTTCCCTATCAGGTAGAAGATCGCCACCGGATCCGACACGATCATCTGGGGTATCCCTTGCTCCTTCATTGACTCCAGCACTCTCGCCACTTTGTTCTGATCCATCATTCATCCCGCCTTTCCTTTTAAGCAGCGAAAATCGGCAGTAAGAATACCACCGATTTCCACTGATTCATTATTCTATTCTGCCTATAATCGGCAAATCTTATTCCATTTCCCGGTTATTTTATATCATCAATCGTCTTGGTATGGCAGCTGTGCACGCAACCGCTGCAGCCACAGCCGCATCCGCAGGACCCCCCTGCCTTTTTCTTCTTCCACATGCTTCGCAGGATGAGTACTACGATTGCAAGAATGATTCCTCCCAGGACAGTTGTTGATAGTATACCGCTGATTGCCGCTAATGCCATGTCTTTTCCTTCTTTCTCTTAACTATGCCTTCGCCTTTTTGGCTCGCACGCTTGATATATTTACATTCAGTGTGGCGCTCTCCTTATAGGGCCGCAGAAGCAGATACAGGAACCCTGCCAGTATAAGAACCGCTGCCACAGTGCCAGCTGTAAAACCGCCGCCGGCAAGGAGGCTTCCGAACTGGAATACGCATAAGGACACCGCATAAGCCAGAAGCGTCTGATATCCGATCGCGAACCAGAACCACTTGGCATTGTTCATCTCCCGCTTGATCGCGCCCATGGCCGCAAAGCAAGGCGCGCACAGAAGGTTGAATACGAGGAACGAATAGGCCGCCACAGCCGTCATGCTTGCCGCGAGGGTTCCCCATACTTCTGCCCCATCTTCCGCGACTTCCGCGAATCCATAGAGGATGCCAAAGGTTCCCACCACGTTCTCTTTTGCCACCAGCCCGGTGATCGCTGCCACCGCTGATTTCCAGTCTCCCCAGCCAAGCGGCGCAAAGATCCATGCAATCCCTCTTCCGATCGCCGCAAGGAAACCGTCGCTTAGGTCTTCCACCATGCCAAAGCGTCCGTCTGCCATGCCAAAATTGGAGGCAAACCAGATGAAGATGGTGGATAAAAGGATGATCGTTCCCGCCTTCTTAATGAAAGACCAGCCCCGTTCCCACATGCTTCTTAGCACGTTTCCTACGGTTGGCATATGGTAGGCCGGAAGTTCCATGACAAAGGGGGCCGGCTCTCCCGCAAACATCCTGGTCTTCTTCAGGATGATTCCCGAGCAGATGATTGCCGCGATGCCCACAAAGTATGCGCTAGGCGCAACCCAGGAGGCTCCGCCGAACAGCGCGCCCGCAATAAGGGCAATGATCGGCAGCTTGGCGCCGCATGGGATGAACGTGGTCGTCATAATGGTCATCTTGCGATCCCGATCGTTCTCAATCGTCCTGGATGCCATGATCCCCGGCACGCCGCACCCTGTGCCGATCAGCATCGGGATGAAGGACTTGCCGGACAGGCCGAACTTGCGGAAGATCCGGTCCATAATGAATGCAACTCTTGCCATATAGCCGCAGGCTTCCAGAAACGCCAGGAAGATAAACAGCACCAGCATCTGCGGAACGAATCCAAGCACCGCGCCCACGCCCGCTACAATCCCGTCAAGAATCAGGCTCTGAAGCCATCCCACGCAGTTGACGGCGTCAAGGGCGTTGCCGATGATAACGGGAATTCCCGGAACATCCCTTCCAAACAGGCGGAACCCATCTCCGAATAGCCCGTCATTGGCCCAGTCTGTCGCCCAAGTGCCTACCGTTGAGACGGACACGTAATATACGAGCCACATCACAGCCGCGAATATCGGAAGCGCAAGCCACCGGTTTGTAACAATTCTATCAATCTTATCCGATGTCGTCAACTTTTCTTTCCGCGCCTTTACAAGGCTGTCACGGATCACAGATGCTATGTAATTGTAACGCTCGTTCGTAATGATGCTCTCTGCATCGTCGTCATATTCCTTTTCCACGGCGGCGATGATGCCTTCTACTTCCGGCACACGTTTCAGCTGTTCCTCGATCTTGTCGTCCCGCTCAAACAGTTTGATCGCGTAAAACCGTTTCTGCTCCTCGGGGACTTCTGTCAGCATCGTCTCAATCTCATCCAGAGCCGCCTCCACCTCAGGAGCAAATTCATGCACCGGCGCAGCTACGCCGTTCGCCCTGGCAAGCCGCACCGCTTTGGACGCGGCCTCTTTGATGCCTTCTCCTTTAAGCGCTGATATAGATACCACTTCGCAGCCTAATTTCTCAGACAGTATCTTCGTATTAATCTGGTCGCCTGACTTTTTCACCACGTCCATCATGTTGACCGCCATGACTACTGGTATGCCAAGTTCCATCAGCTGGGTACTCAGATACAGATTGCGTTCCAGATTGGTTCCGTCCACGATATTCAATATCGCGTCGGGACGCTGTCCGATCAAATAGTTTCTCGCAACCACTTCTTCTAATGTGTATGGGGACAGGGAATAGATGCCCGGCAGGTCTGTCACCGTGACGTCCTTGTCGTCTTTTAGCCTTCCTTCCTTTTTCTCCACCGTTACCCCCGGCCAGTTTCCGACAAACTGATTGGATCCGGTGAGCGCGTTAAATAACGTAGTCTTTCCACTGTTCGGGTTGCCGGCAAGCGCTATCTTCACTCCCATTTTCATTCCTCCTGTAATCTCTTTACTGTACTTCGATCATCTGGGCATCCACTTTCCTCAAAGAAAGTTCATAGCCCCGCACCGTCACCTCTACCGGGTCTCCCAGAGGCGCTACCTTTCTGACGAATACCTGGGTTCCTTTTGTAATGCCCATATCCATAATTCTGCGTTTTACCGCCCCTTCGCCGTGCAGCTTTACGACAGATACGCTCTGGTTGCATTTAATGTCTTTCAATGTCCGCATCCTTACCGCTTCCTCCTATATCATGATCTTATTCGCAATCCCTTTGCTGACCGCGACTCTGGAGTCCTTCACCTGCACAATGATGTTCCCC
This genomic interval carries:
- the rpsG gene encoding 30S ribosomal protein S7, with protein sequence MPRKGHTQKRDVLADPLYNNKVVTKLVNNIMLDGKKGVAQKIVYGAFDRVAAKSDKPAIEVFEEAMNNIMPVLEVKARRIGGATYQVPIEVRADRRQALALRWLTSYSRKRGEKTMEERLANEILDAANNTGASVKKKEDMHKMAEANKAFAHYRF
- the rpsL gene encoding 30S ribosomal protein S12, yielding MPTFNQLVKKGRQTSVKKSTAPALQKGYNSLRKRSTNESAPQKRGVCTAVKTATPKKPNSALRKIARVRLSNGIEVTSYIPGEGHNLQEHSVVLIRGGRVKDLPGTRYHIVRGTLDTAGVAKRRQARSKYGAKRPKDAKK
- a CDS encoding VanZ family protein, translated to MRRKIFAVAALLWMIVIFSFSAKVAEDSEEMSRSVGMLIGKAVIKEYKEWPGKRQAAFAAKIDYPVRKAAHASEYALLGILLTGAIMDIRKPWKRQLLACFLIGAAYAASDEFHQLFVPGRSGQIRDVMIDSAGVAAGIILACLAIRAFQCRKPRKIEENCQETT
- a CDS encoding HD domain-containing protein → MNREQAHEILMKYMKGENYITHSYAVEAIMRGLAKRLAPDDVEYWGIVGLLHDLDEEQCDWQHDMSVHGPTSVEILKKEGIDDKILFDAICAHNPKSGMKAKTTLQYAVLAADPMSGFVKAVAQIYPDKKIASVKHKSVMKRFNELRFAAGANRDYMEAIEFTGLSLDDLIDVALEEMGAIADVLGL
- a CDS encoding sulfite exporter TauE/SafE family protein, whose translation is MELTIHTFIIVCPLVFLAGMVDAIGGGGGLISLPAYLIAGLPPHAAVATNKMSSPFGTALATYRFARNHLINVKLAVPSVIAAIIGSFIGSHVSLMVPEKVMAYVLVVVLPLSAFLVLNKKLFNDKGSNEVTLDRRTYLTAAIAAFIIGCYDGFYGPGTGTFLIIAFTVFARLSIKTANAQAKVINLTTNITSLIIFLLNGQVIISLGLAAAACNMLGGYIGAGLVMKNGARIAKPSILFVLVLLGCKVAGFY
- a CDS encoding M24 family metallopeptidase — its product is MDQNKVARVLESMKEQGIPQMIVSDPVAIFYLIGKWIHPGERLLALYLNVDGNHRLVINRLFPQEEDLGVELVWYDDVEDGVEILSRFVEKDKAIGIDKTWPARFLLRLQELGGGSRYVNGSPIVDYIRAVKDEKEQERMRESSRLNDIAMERIIPWVAKGLTERELDAKMRQIYKELGCEDVSFDPITAYGKGAADPHHVTDDSKGKRGDCVILDIGAFKDNYASDMTRTVFIGEVSKRAKEIYDIVVEANRRGIEAARPGNRMCDVDLAARNYIEEKGYGKYFTHRTGHSIGLEDHEFPDVSSVNQDIIKVGQCFSVEPGIYLPQENLGVRIEDLVLITEDGCEVLNHFTKELIVVPEESS
- a CDS encoding FeoB-associated Cys-rich membrane protein → MALAAISGILSTTVLGGIILAIVVLILRSMWKKKKAGGSCGCGCGCSGCVHSCHTKTIDDIK
- the feoB gene encoding ferrous iron transport protein B; protein product: MGVKIALAGNPNSGKTTLFNALTGSNQFVGNWPGVTVEKKEGRLKDDKDVTVTDLPGIYSLSPYTLEEVVARNYLIGQRPDAILNIVDGTNLERNLYLSTQLMELGIPVVMAVNMMDVVKKSGDQINTKILSEKLGCEVVSISALKGEGIKEAASKAVRLARANGVAAPVHEFAPEVEAALDEIETMLTEVPEEQKRFYAIKLFERDDKIEEQLKRVPEVEGIIAAVEKEYDDDAESIITNERYNYIASVIRDSLVKARKEKLTTSDKIDRIVTNRWLALPIFAAVMWLVYYVSVSTVGTWATDWANDGLFGDGFRLFGRDVPGIPVIIGNALDAVNCVGWLQSLILDGIVAGVGAVLGFVPQMLVLFIFLAFLEACGYMARVAFIMDRIFRKFGLSGKSFIPMLIGTGCGVPGIMASRTIENDRDRKMTIMTTTFIPCGAKLPIIALIAGALFGGASWVAPSAYFVGIAAIICSGIILKKTRMFAGEPAPFVMELPAYHMPTVGNVLRSMWERGWSFIKKAGTIILLSTIFIWFASNFGMADGRFGMVEDLSDGFLAAIGRGIAWIFAPLGWGDWKSAVAAITGLVAKENVVGTFGILYGFAEVAEDGAEVWGTLAASMTAVAAYSFLVFNLLCAPCFAAMGAIKREMNNAKWFWFAIGYQTLLAYAVSLCVFQFGSLLAGGGFTAGTVAAVLILAGFLYLLLRPYKESATLNVNISSVRAKKAKA
- a CDS encoding FeoA family protein, with product MRTLKDIKCNQSVSVVKLHGEGAVKRRIMDMGITKGTQVFVRKVAPLGDPVEVTVRGYELSLRKVDAQMIEVQ